One part of the Dermacentor andersoni chromosome 2, qqDerAnde1_hic_scaffold, whole genome shotgun sequence genome encodes these proteins:
- the LOC126540265 gene encoding uncharacterized protein — MPKNQNTLACYLDKKTRTTQDVHFSAPSQLPKVTQTQATSGTRLYHCSAAEIAFTSGFATAVSQHVGDNAYEIIGPDHESPQGGNNISVAEVSLVPLGSYHDR; from the exons atgccaaaaaatcaaaatacattggcatgttatttggacaagaaaacta ggacaacccaggacgtgcatttctcagcacccagtcaactgccaaaagtgactcaaacacaggccacca gtggaactcggctgtaccactgcagtgctgcggaaattgccttcaccagcggctttgcaacagctgtttcgcagcatgtcg gagacaatgcctacgaaattattggccctgatcatgagagccctcaagggggaaacaacatctctgttgcagaagtgagcttggtaccacttggaagttaccatgacagatga